One Synechococcus sp. PROS-9-1 DNA window includes the following coding sequences:
- a CDS encoding transglycosylase SLT domain-containing protein, whose product MPSVSGRGLTVQHTRGLLLLAGTPILTIALVLGGQSVLRRLHTPLTPSLSSTDLWTRYRWSINPSERREAALLLAARSTDAAERSQRLLANQGWGIDPLAAVTLKQQALNAAKLGRPSEAQKHWQGLLQRFPQSAASADARYDLGQAKPALHTELFRQQPGHPAALAAATETKKDSPKQAIAALHLARWGARWPGAATQLREACKRISGNGLNQDDRLTLVQALAALGDGRAAEACLQGTPTTPASALAIGQVLLRGTAEQQVRGKQHLLELAISNPDDPAALKAAALLSEPLRPDLALLDALPQALQQRSADVAAARVRLGVWANGDSANGDSANAMAVLQRWPNHPAVWQLQWDLAREALLKDQWTTAETLLNAIPSSDLPEPLAARQQFWLGFTLSKQDQTAQAQNIWEKLVKTHPRSYYTWRAEVRLGRGDLPDLNQASASRSADLGDSFPSHWEPLKSGDPFLDRLWRLGQTQEAWETWRNQQPPSDQPSNPGKKLVEGRLRVAVGDAWTGLSRLWRASLRLVNQTCEERQLLHRSQHPRLLSEVFETASQKETVRNELLMAIAKQESRFSPGVSSPVGAIGLLQLMPATAEELAGGALSQDQLREPTRNARLGARYLAQLLEQWQGNIVLAIASYNAGPGAASQWVTPALKNDPELWIEQIPYPETRLYTKKVLGNLWAYLGLGPDRCDS is encoded by the coding sequence ATGCCATCAGTTTCTGGCCGAGGCTTGACCGTTCAACACACCCGTGGCCTTTTGCTTCTGGCTGGAACTCCAATCCTCACCATTGCGCTAGTCCTCGGCGGACAGTCGGTCTTGCGCCGCCTGCACACTCCACTCACACCATCCCTTTCGAGCACTGATCTCTGGACCCGTTATCGCTGGTCGATCAATCCCAGTGAACGGAGGGAAGCAGCTCTCTTGCTCGCAGCGCGCAGCACCGATGCGGCGGAGAGATCCCAGCGGTTGCTGGCCAATCAGGGCTGGGGCATCGATCCACTGGCTGCGGTCACGTTGAAACAGCAAGCATTAAATGCAGCAAAACTCGGGCGTCCCTCAGAGGCACAGAAGCATTGGCAAGGCTTGCTCCAACGGTTCCCTCAAAGTGCGGCTAGTGCCGATGCCCGTTATGACCTCGGGCAAGCCAAGCCAGCGCTCCACACCGAGCTGTTCCGACAACAACCTGGCCATCCAGCCGCGTTAGCGGCAGCAACAGAAACCAAAAAGGACTCTCCCAAGCAAGCCATCGCCGCCTTGCATCTAGCCCGCTGGGGCGCCCGTTGGCCAGGAGCTGCCACGCAGCTCAGGGAAGCCTGCAAAAGGATCAGCGGCAATGGCTTGAACCAAGACGATCGACTGACGCTCGTTCAAGCACTCGCGGCCCTTGGAGATGGCCGTGCAGCGGAAGCCTGTCTCCAGGGCACACCCACCACTCCAGCCAGCGCCTTGGCCATTGGTCAGGTCCTGCTCAGAGGTACCGCTGAACAGCAAGTGCGTGGAAAGCAGCACTTGCTAGAGCTCGCCATCAGCAATCCAGACGATCCTGCGGCGCTCAAGGCAGCAGCGCTCCTTAGCGAACCGCTGCGACCAGATCTCGCTCTATTGGATGCACTGCCGCAAGCGTTGCAACAACGCTCCGCCGATGTTGCAGCAGCGCGGGTGCGCCTCGGTGTCTGGGCGAATGGTGACTCGGCGAATGGTGACTCGGCGAATGCCATGGCCGTTCTTCAACGCTGGCCTAACCATCCAGCGGTCTGGCAACTGCAGTGGGACTTGGCCCGCGAAGCCCTTCTAAAAGACCAATGGACAACGGCAGAAACATTGCTGAACGCCATTCCGAGCTCAGATCTTCCTGAACCTTTGGCCGCAAGGCAGCAGTTCTGGCTGGGTTTCACACTGTCGAAGCAAGACCAAACAGCGCAAGCCCAAAACATCTGGGAAAAGTTGGTCAAAACCCATCCGAGGAGTTATTACACCTGGCGCGCCGAGGTGAGACTGGGACGGGGAGATCTTCCAGATCTCAATCAAGCATCAGCCTCTCGCTCTGCAGATCTCGGTGATTCGTTTCCATCGCACTGGGAACCATTAAAAAGTGGCGATCCATTCCTTGATCGTCTCTGGCGACTCGGCCAAACCCAGGAAGCATGGGAAACCTGGAGGAACCAACAACCCCCATCCGATCAGCCATCCAATCCAGGAAAAAAACTCGTGGAAGGTCGCCTTCGTGTTGCCGTCGGCGATGCATGGACGGGCCTGAGTCGTCTTTGGCGCGCCAGTTTGAGACTGGTGAATCAAACCTGCGAAGAGCGACAGCTCCTCCACCGCAGCCAGCATCCGCGCCTGCTCTCGGAGGTGTTTGAGACCGCATCCCAAAAGGAGACGGTCCGGAATGAACTTCTGATGGCCATCGCCAAGCAGGAATCCCGCTTCTCCCCAGGCGTTAGCTCGCCAGTCGGGGCGATCGGGTTGCTGCAGCTGATGCCAGCCACAGCGGAAGAACTAGCCGGAGGTGCACTCAGCCAGGATCAGCTGCGCGAGCCAACACGCAATGCAAGGCTCGGAGCGCGCTACCTCGCGCAATTGCTCGAGCAATGGCAAGGAAACATTGTGCTGGCTATTGCGAGCTACAACGCAGGACCTGGCGCCGCCAGCCAATGGGTCACCCCCGCTTTAAAGAACGATCCCGAGTTATGGATCGAGCAAATCCCCTATCCAGAAACACGCCTCTACACAAAAAAAGTACTAGGAAATCTCTGGGCCTATCTCGGATTAGGTCCCGACCGCTGCGACAGCTGA
- the glmM gene encoding phosphoglucosamine mutase, whose translation MAEAAIHPLGHLPKPSQISFGTDGLRGRVDTMLTPALALQVGYWCGRVLQAEGPVLIGMDSRSSGSMLVAALTAGLTASGREVWTLGLCPTPAVPGLIRRYSAAGGLMVSASHNPPEDNGIKVFGATGSKLSPERQQAIEAGLCGGNGAGIALPASGVARHRPELLDDYRASLLSSVGQLRLDGLPIVLDLCWGSATACGAEVFSALGADLTVLHGDPDGTKINVNCGSTHLEPLRRAVIEKGAAMGFGFDGDADRMLAIDGQGRVVDGDHVLFLWGSVLQEQGQLPDQRLVATVMSNLGFERAWQARGGLLDRTPVGDQHVHAEMVRTGAALGGEQSGHILSSSHGLAGDGVLTALQLASLCHAQQLSLAEWVDQSFQAYPQKLVNVRVENRERRKGWAECAPLYSLVQEAEASMAEDGRVLVRASGTEPLLRVMVEAADQAVVDHWTSRLAAAAEQHLNAS comes from the coding sequence ATGGCTGAAGCTGCCATCCATCCGTTGGGGCATCTCCCGAAGCCATCGCAGATCAGCTTTGGAACGGACGGCTTGCGTGGTCGGGTGGACACCATGCTCACTCCGGCTTTGGCCCTTCAGGTTGGGTACTGGTGTGGACGCGTGCTTCAGGCCGAGGGGCCTGTGCTGATTGGCATGGATTCGCGCAGCAGCGGCAGCATGTTGGTCGCGGCACTCACCGCTGGCCTCACGGCTTCTGGCCGCGAGGTGTGGACCTTGGGACTCTGTCCCACTCCGGCCGTGCCCGGTTTGATTCGCCGCTACTCAGCGGCTGGTGGCTTGATGGTCTCGGCGAGTCACAACCCTCCGGAAGATAATGGGATCAAAGTGTTTGGCGCCACTGGCAGCAAGCTGTCCCCTGAACGTCAGCAGGCGATTGAAGCCGGCCTTTGTGGTGGAAACGGGGCTGGGATTGCGTTGCCGGCATCTGGAGTGGCACGCCATCGCCCTGAACTTCTTGACGACTACCGCGCGAGCTTGTTGTCCAGCGTTGGGCAGCTCCGACTCGATGGTTTGCCCATTGTTCTGGATCTCTGCTGGGGGTCGGCAACAGCCTGCGGCGCAGAGGTGTTTTCTGCTCTTGGCGCCGATCTCACGGTGTTGCACGGTGATCCGGATGGAACCAAGATCAATGTGAATTGCGGATCAACCCACCTTGAGCCGTTGCGCCGAGCGGTGATCGAGAAGGGCGCCGCCATGGGCTTTGGCTTTGATGGGGATGCCGATCGCATGTTGGCGATTGATGGCCAAGGACGTGTGGTGGATGGCGACCATGTCCTTTTTCTCTGGGGGTCGGTCTTGCAGGAGCAGGGACAGCTGCCGGATCAGCGCTTGGTGGCCACGGTGATGTCGAATTTGGGTTTTGAGCGGGCTTGGCAGGCGCGTGGTGGTCTCTTGGACCGGACACCGGTTGGTGACCAGCATGTGCATGCTGAGATGGTCCGCACGGGGGCAGCCCTTGGCGGCGAGCAATCGGGTCACATCCTTTCCTCCTCCCATGGTTTGGCCGGTGATGGTGTCTTAACGGCTCTTCAGCTCGCAAGCCTCTGCCATGCCCAGCAGCTCTCCTTAGCCGAATGGGTGGATCAGAGCTTTCAGGCCTATCCCCAAAAACTGGTGAATGTGCGCGTCGAGAATCGCGAGCGCAGAAAGGGTTGGGCGGAGTGTGCTCCTCTTTATTCCCTGGTTCAAGAGGCGGAGGCTTCGATGGCTGAAGACGGGCGCGTGCTTGTGCGGGCGAGTGGGACAGAACCACTGCTACGCGTGATGGTTGAGGCTGCCGATCAAGCGGTGGTCGATCACTGGACCTCCCGCTTGGCCGCAGCAGCAGAACAGCATCTCAATGCGTCTTGA
- a CDS encoding BadF/BadG/BcrA/BcrD ATPase family protein, protein MSDALILVGFDAGQTHCRCKLSRWHNGNWQPLGEGQGSGVSHLQAAGGETRFMEAIRSSLQAANPSGLEITAAAVGASGVEQGTALQNRARDLLAASLELPTEHCVATGDERTALRGAFPNDAGIVLISGTGMIVVGRNDNGLEQRCGGWGWQLDGAGAAFDLGHQGLQLSLRMADGRLPDGPLRNQLWQVLGCRTAAEIKAFVVQPDYQPAQLAQLAPLVSAAAEAGNVEAAAILDRSGNALAEAVQAVASSLGLTKPVLCARGGALLNLAPLQQAVDTSLLRRQVDARWDDRNGDACDGALTLALESC, encoded by the coding sequence ATGAGTGATGCACTGATCTTGGTTGGTTTCGATGCTGGCCAAACCCATTGCCGCTGCAAGCTGAGCCGTTGGCACAACGGGAACTGGCAACCGCTAGGCGAGGGCCAGGGCAGTGGCGTCAGCCACCTCCAAGCCGCCGGAGGCGAAACGCGGTTCATGGAGGCCATTCGCAGCAGCCTGCAGGCCGCCAATCCCAGCGGGCTGGAGATCACCGCTGCGGCCGTTGGGGCCAGCGGAGTGGAGCAGGGCACCGCGCTTCAGAACCGCGCTAGAGACCTGCTTGCAGCCAGTCTTGAGCTACCAACAGAGCACTGCGTCGCCACTGGCGACGAACGCACAGCCCTGCGCGGAGCATTCCCCAACGATGCCGGCATTGTGCTGATCAGCGGCACAGGGATGATTGTGGTTGGACGCAACGACAACGGGCTTGAACAGCGTTGTGGCGGTTGGGGATGGCAACTGGATGGAGCAGGAGCTGCCTTTGATCTCGGCCATCAGGGGCTCCAGCTCAGCCTGCGTATGGCCGATGGCCGACTCCCAGACGGACCACTGCGCAACCAATTGTGGCAAGTCCTTGGTTGCCGCACAGCCGCAGAGATCAAGGCCTTCGTTGTGCAGCCCGATTACCAACCAGCCCAGCTCGCCCAATTAGCACCGCTCGTCTCCGCCGCCGCTGAAGCAGGCAATGTTGAAGCCGCGGCCATTCTCGACCGCTCCGGCAATGCCCTTGCAGAAGCTGTTCAAGCCGTGGCGTCATCCCTGGGGCTCACCAAGCCCGTGCTCTGCGCCAGAGGTGGGGCACTCCTAAATCTGGCGCCCCTTCAACAAGCCGTGGATACATCCCTACTGCGTCGCCAGGTCGATGCGCGCTGGGACGACCGGAATGGTGACGCCTGCGATGGAGCGCTCACGCTGGCTCTCGAAAGCTGCTGA
- a CDS encoding IctB family putative bicarbonate transporter, whose protein sequence is MAEAPAPPPLLLRWQGLLPATDQQRQRLTWWASILLMVLLAGLPFLTRTGLGLVVLACGALWILWSSVSQPKRIGAISALVLVFLGIAVLATGFSPVPTAAAKGLIKLLSYLGVYALMRQLLADRPEWWDRLVAAMLGGEVLSSVMALRQLYGPTEELALWADPNSVSAGTIRIYGPLGNPNLLAGYLVPILPLAFVALIRWRGWGARCYAAVALVLGATATMFSYSRGGWLGMLAALGVLVLLLVLRAIRSWPKLWRRLVPIALLVLAGVALAIAVTQVDPIRTRVASLLAGRGDSSNNFRINVWLAAVEMIQDRPWLGIGPGNAAFNAIYPLYQQPKFNALSAYSVPLELLVETGIPGLIAVLGLAGASVRNGLRALRSTADLALPWLGCLAAIAGLVIQGATDTIFFRPEVQIIGWFCLATLSQAHQTTQTDP, encoded by the coding sequence ATGGCTGAGGCTCCGGCCCCACCACCCCTGTTGCTGCGCTGGCAAGGCCTGCTTCCCGCTACTGATCAGCAGCGCCAGCGCCTGACCTGGTGGGCAAGCATCCTGCTCATGGTTCTTCTCGCAGGACTTCCCTTCCTCACGCGAACGGGGCTGGGCCTTGTGGTTCTGGCCTGCGGAGCGCTATGGATCCTCTGGTCCAGCGTGAGTCAACCCAAGCGAATCGGTGCGATCAGCGCCTTGGTGCTCGTGTTTCTTGGCATCGCCGTGCTCGCTACGGGGTTCTCCCCTGTTCCAACCGCAGCAGCGAAAGGCCTGATCAAGCTGCTCAGCTACCTCGGCGTGTATGCCTTGATGCGACAGCTGCTGGCCGATCGCCCCGAATGGTGGGACCGCCTCGTGGCCGCGATGCTGGGCGGCGAAGTGCTCAGCAGTGTGATGGCCTTGCGCCAGCTCTACGGACCCACCGAGGAGCTTGCACTCTGGGCCGATCCCAACTCGGTATCGGCAGGCACGATCAGGATCTACGGGCCCCTTGGCAACCCCAATCTGCTGGCGGGATATCTGGTGCCAATTCTGCCGTTGGCGTTCGTTGCCTTGATCCGCTGGCGGGGCTGGGGGGCACGCTGTTATGCAGCTGTTGCCCTGGTGTTGGGAGCAACGGCCACCATGTTCAGCTACAGCCGCGGGGGTTGGCTGGGCATGCTCGCGGCCCTTGGTGTGCTGGTCCTGCTGCTCGTGCTGCGTGCCATCCGCAGCTGGCCAAAACTATGGCGACGTCTCGTCCCCATCGCCCTGCTGGTGCTGGCTGGTGTGGCCTTGGCGATCGCGGTCACGCAGGTGGATCCCATCCGTACGCGGGTCGCCAGCCTCCTGGCTGGACGAGGCGATAGCTCCAACAACTTCCGCATCAACGTGTGGTTGGCCGCAGTCGAAATGATTCAAGACCGCCCCTGGCTCGGCATCGGGCCAGGCAACGCTGCATTTAATGCCATTTATCCCCTGTATCAACAGCCCAAGTTCAATGCCCTGAGCGCCTATTCCGTTCCCCTCGAGCTGCTTGTGGAAACAGGCATTCCAGGCCTGATCGCCGTGCTCGGGTTGGCTGGAGCCAGTGTTCGCAACGGCCTCAGAGCTCTGCGCTCAACGGCTGATCTGGCATTGCCCTGGCTGGGGTGCCTGGCCGCCATCGCCGGGCTGGTCATCCAAGGTGCCACAGACACCATTTTCTTCCGACCAGAAGTGCAAATCATCGGTTGGTTTTGCCTGGCAACCCTGAGTCAGGCCCACCAGACCACCCAGACCGACCCATGA
- the trmB gene encoding tRNA (guanosine(46)-N7)-methyltransferase TrmB — protein MRQHVNPLSRFFQLPLELPAPQQLFEHPHLPIHLDIGCARGFFLLELAALQPERNHLGVEIRLPLVQAAQRDRDRQQQHNLHFLFCNANISLEAWIGALPADQLQLVSIQFPDPWFKQRHRKRRVLQPALLLSIASGLHPGRHLFLQSDVLAVIEPMVALVELSNCFARPKDDQRPWRTDNPLPVATERERYVHEQGQPTYRVLFERTDAPLPALRDLEMAWQQVDNSKDAAPTPHG, from the coding sequence ATGCGCCAGCACGTCAATCCCCTCAGCCGCTTTTTTCAGTTGCCGCTGGAACTACCTGCGCCGCAGCAGCTGTTTGAGCATCCCCACCTTCCAATCCATCTCGATATTGGCTGCGCTCGAGGCTTTTTTCTGTTGGAGTTGGCGGCGTTGCAACCCGAGCGAAACCATCTCGGAGTTGAGATCCGCCTGCCCCTGGTGCAAGCAGCCCAACGCGATCGCGACCGACAGCAACAGCACAACCTTCATTTTTTATTTTGCAATGCCAACATCAGCCTTGAAGCTTGGATAGGAGCGTTGCCAGCAGACCAGTTGCAGCTGGTCAGCATTCAGTTTCCAGATCCCTGGTTCAAACAGCGCCATCGCAAGCGCCGCGTGCTGCAACCCGCCCTGTTGCTCTCGATCGCCTCAGGGCTCCATCCCGGCCGACACCTCTTTCTACAAAGCGATGTGTTGGCCGTCATCGAACCAATGGTGGCCCTGGTGGAACTCTCAAACTGCTTTGCACGCCCCAAAGACGATCAACGGCCATGGCGAACCGACAACCCATTGCCGGTAGCAACGGAACGGGAGCGCTATGTCCATGAGCAGGGACAACCCACCTATCGCGTGCTGTTTGAGCGCACTGATGCCCCACTTCCAGCATTAAGGGATCTGGAGATGGCTTGGCAACAGGTTGATAATTCCAAGGACGCTGCACCCACACCTCATGGCTGA
- a CDS encoding FIST N-terminal domain-containing protein gives MVPFNPLDWFRGSGTQAKCRTALSGCASLEEATKDVTNQLGSEKGDLALVFVSSQFASDLPRLLPLLSQRLQAEHWIGFVGGGVVGTDSAGRSQELEQTTALSITLLNLPGAQLKPFQLDTESLPDLDGPVQNWQDWVSVDPADSRSLLLFIDPSCGAINDLISGLDYAYPNAAIIGGIAAPHNASHGSLLFDGQIINGAAGVSIGGDWVLDPVVAQGCRPIGPVFAIEQAQRNVLLELSDGDRRDTPVACLQRILADLNAEDRELVQHSLFLGVERRNLMQECPSDFLVRNLIGVDPRNGAVAVAERVRPGQHVQFQLREAQSSRLEARQLLEASQERCPFPPPLCGLLFACLGRGSGLFGEANGDVSIARDVLPDLPIAGAFCNGEIGPLSNTTYLHGYTACWGLLRHAPLIASAED, from the coding sequence ATGGTTCCGTTCAACCCCCTCGATTGGTTCCGAGGCTCCGGAACCCAGGCCAAGTGCCGCACTGCACTCAGTGGCTGTGCCTCTTTGGAAGAGGCAACGAAAGATGTCACCAATCAACTCGGCTCGGAAAAAGGCGATTTAGCCCTGGTGTTTGTTTCCAGCCAATTCGCTAGCGATCTGCCGCGGTTGCTTCCGCTTCTCAGCCAGCGACTGCAGGCAGAACACTGGATCGGCTTCGTAGGGGGCGGCGTTGTTGGAACCGATAGCGCCGGACGATCGCAAGAGCTGGAACAGACCACGGCACTCAGCATCACCCTCTTAAATCTCCCCGGAGCTCAGCTGAAGCCGTTTCAACTGGACACCGAGTCTCTTCCGGATCTCGATGGACCGGTTCAAAACTGGCAGGACTGGGTCAGCGTTGACCCAGCAGACAGCCGATCTCTTCTGCTGTTCATCGATCCCAGTTGTGGAGCGATCAATGACCTGATCAGTGGGCTGGATTACGCCTATCCCAACGCAGCGATCATCGGTGGAATTGCCGCACCCCATAACGCCAGTCATGGCTCGCTGCTCTTCGATGGTCAGATCATTAACGGTGCCGCTGGAGTGAGCATCGGCGGCGACTGGGTTCTTGATCCAGTCGTTGCCCAGGGATGCCGACCGATTGGTCCCGTGTTTGCGATTGAGCAAGCCCAACGCAACGTCCTGCTGGAACTCAGCGATGGCGATCGTCGCGACACGCCTGTGGCCTGCTTGCAGCGCATCCTCGCCGATCTCAATGCGGAGGACAGAGAGCTGGTGCAGCACTCCCTCTTCCTCGGGGTGGAACGCCGCAATCTGATGCAGGAGTGCCCCAGCGATTTCTTGGTCCGCAATCTCATTGGCGTCGACCCACGCAATGGTGCAGTCGCCGTGGCTGAGCGGGTGCGTCCAGGCCAGCACGTGCAGTTTCAGCTCCGAGAAGCGCAATCGTCAAGGCTGGAGGCACGCCAGCTGCTGGAGGCAAGCCAAGAACGCTGCCCCTTTCCACCACCTCTCTGTGGCCTCCTGTTTGCCTGCCTCGGCCGCGGCAGCGGGCTGTTCGGAGAAGCAAATGGTGATGTTTCGATCGCCCGCGACGTTCTGCCCGATCTGCCAATCGCCGGCGCGTTCTGCAATGGCGAGATCGGCCCCTTAAGCAACACCACTTACCTGCATGGGTACACCGCTTGCTGGGGTTTGCTCCGCCACGCACCTCTTATTGCGTCAGCTGAGGACTGA
- a CDS encoding DUF3177 family protein: MPDLPYRSLVWLTYRLGATFALGVPLVLLVWAGVRREPALVRLLGLYWKVASLLPISVLLLTDRRPIGYVMAFIAPVLMAVSVWFWVDLNEELADSAPGSALPLTVRIWRWALSGFALLAAGLSATALRCADQLSGAECLAWLEGPQGLHRVAERLFDFVFGGQWSEAVAAFIGYVALVAYVVGLLQWLLVRLPRQGRVAGEF, translated from the coding sequence GTGCCTGATCTCCCTTACCGCAGTTTGGTTTGGCTTACCTATCGCTTAGGTGCAACCTTTGCCCTCGGTGTTCCGCTTGTTCTGCTGGTCTGGGCAGGGGTTCGGCGTGAGCCAGCCTTGGTGCGACTGCTGGGTCTGTATTGGAAGGTGGCAAGCCTGTTGCCCATCAGTGTGTTGCTGCTCACCGATCGGCGTCCGATCGGATATGTGATGGCCTTCATTGCACCCGTACTGATGGCGGTTTCGGTGTGGTTCTGGGTGGATCTCAATGAAGAATTGGCCGACAGTGCTCCCGGTAGTGCACTTCCGCTAACCGTTCGGATCTGGCGCTGGGCTCTCAGCGGATTCGCCTTGCTTGCGGCGGGGTTGTCGGCAACAGCGTTGCGCTGTGCAGACCAGCTGAGCGGTGCTGAGTGCCTGGCCTGGTTGGAAGGACCCCAGGGATTGCATCGTGTAGCGGAGCGTTTGTTTGACTTCGTCTTTGGGGGGCAGTGGAGTGAGGCGGTGGCCGCATTCATCGGCTACGTGGCTTTAGTGGCGTATGTGGTGGGGCTCCTCCAGTGGCTCCTGGTGCGCCTGCCGCGGCAGGGGCGGGTGGCTGGTGAATTCTGA